One Rhododendron vialii isolate Sample 1 chromosome 2a, ASM3025357v1 genomic region harbors:
- the LOC131317110 gene encoding uncharacterized protein LOC131317110 — protein sequence MGSTDIVREEGGGTLRLYRELNQVTIKNRYPLPRLDDLSGEARRTLSDEVVKFLGHVVSKDGIEVKAILDWKQPLEVDAANVLFSRDCKGSFNAFANTEEYRRACLLMSNEELMPYDYKGWTHCFLLLEIDLISRSMRVQQRCIRNACGMLVRMTIW from the exons ATGGGAAGCACCGACATCGTtcgagaagaaggaggaggaacACTTCGACTATATAGGGAGCTAAATCAAGTCACCATCAAGAACCGGTATCCATTGCCAAGGCTCGATGACTTATCAGGAGAAGCACGAAGGACACTTTCGGATG aagtggttaagttcttggggcacgtgGTATCCAAGGATGGAATCGAGGTCAAAGCAATACTGGATTGGAAGCAGCCGCTAGAAGTCGACGCTGCCAATGTTTTATTTTCCCGAGACTGCAAAGGttctttcaatgcctttgcAAATACTGAAGAGTATCGTAGGGCTTGCTTACTGATGTCCAATGAAGAGCTTATGCCTTACGATTATAAAGGATGGACCCATTGTTTCCTACTTTTGGAAATAGATTTAATATCGAGGAGCATGAGGGTTCAACAAAGATGTATTAGGAATGCTTGTGGAATGCTAGTTCGCATGACGATTTGGTAG
- the LOC131317111 gene encoding crocetin glucosyltransferase, chloroplastic-like — protein sequence MAKPHFIIVTLPTQGHLNPCLQLAKRLIRMDVQVTFVISVHAQRRISRNDFQIPDGFKFATYSDGYDEGFKPGFDRNHFFSETRSCSSRRLREIIATSIEEGCPVTCLIYNFLLPWAAKVARDCHVCSSVLWIQPAMVLDIYHYYFNGYKDVIMENYKDPSWSIELPGLPLLHAGDLPSLLFPSTSNGAYHSSFALIEELIEELNDSKVQILVNTFDALEPEALKVIEKYNCIAIGPLIPSAFLGNPLDNSLVCDLFQKTTDYTEWLNGKPKSSVVYVSFGSFVILQKPQMEEIARGLLETHQPFLWVIRAQENGEEENQEDRLSCMEELEQQGKIVPWCSQLEILSHPSLGCFVTHCGWSSTLESLAYGIPVVAFPHLSDQTTNAKMMADVWKIGVRVRADEEGIVRSDEVKRCIEMVMRPRQERGEEMRRNAKKWKDLAREAGKEGGSSEENLKAFVGEVGGDN from the coding sequence ATGGCAAAGCCCCACTTCATAATCGTGACTCTTCCCACGCAAGGCCACCTCAACCCCTGTCTTCAACTCGCCAAGCGTCTCATTCGGATGGATGTGCAAGTCACCTTTGTTATCAGCGTGCATGCTCAACGTCGAATTTCAAGAAACGACTTTCAAATTCCTGATGGCTTCAAGTTCGCCACCTATTCTGATGGCTACGATGAGGGGTTTAAACCCGGATTCGATAGGAATCACTTCTTTTCCGAAACTAGAAGTTGCAGCTCCCGAAGGCTAAGAGAGATCATCGCGACTAGCATTGAAGAAGGTTGTCCAGTTACGTGCTTGATCTACAATTTCCTCCTCCCTTGGGCAGCAAAGGTGGCACGTGATTGTCACGTGTGCTCGTCCGTTCTATGGATTCAGCCAGCTATGGTATTGGATATCTACCACTATTATTTCAATGGTTATAAGGATGTCATAATGGAAAATTACAAAGACCCTTCATGGTCTATAGAATTACCTGGGTTGCCACTGCTCCATGCTGGTGACCTACCCTCTTTGTTATTTCCTTCAACCTCAAACGGCGCCTACCATAGCTCATTCGCATTAATCGAAGAGCTGATAGAGGAACTAAATGATTCAAAGGTTCAAATCCTTGTTAACACATTCGATGCATTAGAGCCCGAGGCCTTGAAAGTCATAGAGAAGTATAACTGTATTGCAATTGGACCCTTAATTCCATCAGCTTTCTTGGGCAATCCCTTAGACAATTCATTGGTATGTGACCTCTTTCAGAAAACAACCGACTATACCGAATGGCTAAACGGGAAACCCAAATCGTCAGTGGTTTACGTGTCGTTTGGAAGCTTTGTGATTCTTCAAAAACCACAAATGGAAGAGATTGCCCGTGGTTTGTTGGAAACCCATCAGCCATTTTTATGGGTGATACGAGCTCAAGAaaacggagaagaagaaaaccaagAAGATAGGCTAAGTTGCATGGAAGAACTAGAACAACAAGGGAAGATAGTGCCTTGGTGTTCCCAATTGGAAATCCTGTCACACCCTTCCTTGGGATGTTTCGTGACGCACTGTGGGTGGAGCTCTACCTTAGAGAGCTTGGCTTATGGGATTCCAGTCGTGGCGTTTCCTCACTTGTCGGATCAAACGACGAATGCGAAGATGATGGCGGATGTGTGGAAGATTGGTGTGAGAGTCAGGGCAGATGAAGAAGGAATTGTTAGGAGTGATGAGGTTAAGAGGTGTATAGAGATGGTCATGAGGCCACGTCAGGAGCGAGGGGAAGAAATGAGGAGAAATGCTAAGAAATGGAAGGATTTGGCTCGAGAAGCTGGGAAGGAAGGTGGATCTTCCGAGGAGAATCTCAAAGCTTTTGTTGGAGAGGTTGGAGGAGACAATTAG
- the LOC131315738 gene encoding crocetin glucosyltransferase, chloroplastic-like, with protein MLGSIIVLPIRHFKRHSAKILVLIYKPLPTKKLHSKPPHAPPSVMAKPHFIIVTLPAQGHLNPCLQLAKRLIQMHVQVTFLISVHAERRISRNDFQTPDGFKFATYSDGYDEGFKPGSDSNHFYSETRSSSSRRLREIIATSREEGCPVTCLIYNFLLPWAAKVARDCQVCSSVLWIQPAMVLDIYHYYFNGYKDVIMENYKDPSWSIELPGLPLLHACDLPSLLFPSTSNSAYHLALALFEELIEDLNDSKAQILVNTFDALEPETLNVIEKYNCIAIGPLIPSAFLGRKDPLDTSLVCDLFQKTTDYTEWLNGKPKSSVVYVSFGSLVILPKPQMEEIARGLLETHQPFLWVIRAQENGEEENQEDRLSCMEELEQQGKIVPWCSQLEILSHPSLGCFVTHCGWSSTLESLSSGIPVVAFPHLSDQTTNAKMMADVWKIGVRVRADEEGIVRSDEVKRCIEMVMRGEEREEEMRRNAKKWKDLAREAGKEGGSSDENLKAFVGEVGGDN; from the exons ATGCTCGGTAGCATTATTGTTCTTCCAATTCGTCACTTCAAACGTCATAGTGCCAAAATCCTCGTCCTCATATACAAACCTTTACCCACAAA AAAACTCCACTCAAAACCTCCCCACGCGCCGCCGTCAGTGATGGCAAAGCCCCACTTCATAATCGTGACTCTTCCCGCACAAGGCCACCTCAACCCCTGTCTTCAACTCGCCAAGCGTCTCATTCAGATGCATGTGCAAGTCACCTTTCTTATCAGCGTCCATGCTGAACGTCGAATTTCGAGAAACGACTTTCAAACCCCTGACGGCTTCAAGTTCGCCACCTATTCCGATGGCTACGATGAGGGGTTTAAACCCGGATCCGATAGTAATCACTTCTATTCTGAAACTAGAAGTAGCAGCTCCCGAAGGCTAAGAGAAATCATCGCGACTAGCAGGGAAGAAGGTTGTCCAGTCACGTGCTTGATCTACAATTTCCTCCTCCCTTGGGCAGCAAAGGTGGCACGTGATTGTCAAGTCTGCTCGTCCGTTCTATGGATTCAACCAGCTATGGTATTGGATATCTACCATTATTATTTCAATGGTTATAAGGATGTCATAATGGAAAATTACAAAGACCCTTCATGGTCTATAGAATTACCTGGGTTGCCACTGCTCCATGCTTGTGACCTCCCCTCTTTGTTATTTCCTTCAACCTCTAACAGCGCCTACCATCTCGCATTGGCATTATTCGAAGAGCTGATAGAGGATCTAAATGATTCAAAGGCTCAAATCCTTGTTAACACATTCGATGCATTAGAGCCCGAGACCTTGAACGTCATAGAGAAGTATAACTGTATTGCAATTGGACCCTTAATTCCATCAGCTTTCTTGGGCAGAAAAGATCCCTTAGACACTTCATTGGTATGTGACCTCTTTCAGAAAACAACCGACTATACCGAATGGCTAAACGGGAAACCCAAATCGTCAGTGGTTTACGTGTCGTTTGGAAGCCTTGTGATTCTTCCAAAACCACAAATGGAAGAGATTGCCCGCGGTCTGTTGGAAACCCATCAGCCATTTTTATGGGTGATAAGAGCTCAGGAaaacggagaagaagaaaaccaagAAGATAGGCTAAGTTGCATGGAAGAGCTAGAACAACAAGGGAAGATAGTGCCTTGGTGTTCCCAATTGGAAATCCTGTCACACCCTTCCTTGGGATGTTTCGTGACGCACTGTGGGTGGAGCTCTACGTTGGAGAGCTTGTCTTCTGGGATTCCAGTCGTGGCGTTTCCTCACTTGTCGGATCAAACGACGAATGCAAAGATGATGGCAGATGTGTGGAAGATTGGTGTGAGAGTCAGGGCAGATGAAGAAGGTATAGTTAGGAGTGATGAGGTTAAGAGGTGTATAGAGATGGTCATGaggggtgaggagagagaggaagaaatgAGGAGAAATGCTAAGAAATGGAAGGATTTGGCGAGAGAAGCTGGGAAGGAAGGTGGATCTTCCGATGAGAATCTCAAAGCTTTTGTTGGGGAGGTTGGAGGAGACAATTAG
- the LOC131315739 gene encoding phloretin 4'-O-glucosyltransferase-like, protein MSNHHHFLLLCYPGQGHLNPTLELAKKLTRAAGHVTLATTVHFLRRTTALPAIDKLSYATFSNGYDDGPDPTADLAVVMSESKRAGSQTLAQLLASLSAEGRPVTFLIYAVLLPWAAAVAREFHLPSAFLSIQSATTFAIYHRYFNTHDGLYPDKTTPQMSIKLPGLPLFSPNEVPSFLLPDSPFASVVPTFQEHIQTLETDPNPLILVNTFDELEQDSIRAVDHMTVIPIGPLVPSDHNPGQINLFELGTDCTQWLDSKPEKSVVYVSFGSMAVLQKKQIEEIFHGLVKSQRPFLWVIRKTEYEGETRDLIEAELNENDGLIVPWCSQLEVLRNGSVGCFLTHCGWNSVLESLVTGVPVVGCPQLSDQMTNAKMVEEVWGNGVRAVVNGEGVVEGEEVERCLEVVMGGGERGEEIRRRSLEWKGLGKGSVVEGGSSHKNLEQFLERLE, encoded by the coding sequence ATGagcaaccaccaccacttcctcctccTCTGCTACCCCGGCCAAGGCCACCTCAACCCCACTCTAGAACTAGCCAAGAAACTCACACGCGCCGCCGGACACGTCACCCTAGCCACCACCGTCCACTTCCTCCGCCGCACCACCGCCCTCCCCGCCATCGACAAGCTCTCCTACGCCACCTTCTCCAACGGCTACGACGACGGGCCCGACCCCACCGCAGACCTGGCCGTCGTTATGTCCGAATCCAAGCGCGCGGGGTCCCAAACCCTCGCCCAACTCCTCGCCTCCCTCTCCGCCGAAGGCCGCCCCGTGACCTTCCTCATCTACGCCGTCCTCTTACCCTGGGCCGCCGCGGTGGCGCGTGAGTTCCACCTCCCCTCCGCTTTTCTCTCGATCCAGTCCGCAACCACGTTTGCCATATACCACAGGTACTTCAACACCCATGACGGCCTCTACCCTGACAAAACCACCCCTCAAATGTCCATCAAATTACCTGGATTGCCACTGTTTTCACCCAATGAAGTACCTTCCTTCCTCTTACCAGACAGTCCGTTCGCTTCTGTGGTCCCCACTTTCCAAGAACACattcaaaccctagaaacagACCCCAACCCATTAATCCTCGTAAACACGTTCGATGAACTAGAACAAGACTCGATCAGAGCCGTTGATCACATGACCGTGATCCCCATTGGACCGTTAGTTCCATCCGATCATAACCCTGGTCAGATCAATCTGTTTGAGCTGGGCACTGATTGTACCCAGTGGTTGGATTCAAAACCAGAGAAATCAGTGGTTTACGTATCGTTTGGTAGCATGGCAGTGTTGCAAAAGAAGCAAATTGAAGAGATTTTTCACGGGTTAGTGAAAAGTCAACGGCCATTTTTGTGGGTCATTCGAAAAACAGAGTATGAGGGGGAAACAAGGGATTTGATTGAAGCAGAGCTGAATGAAAATGATGGGTTGATCGTGCCGTGGTGTTCGCAACTGGAGGTGCTGAGGAACGGGTCAGTTGGGTGTTTCTTGACGCACTGTGGGTGGAACTCGGTGCTAGAGAGTTTAGTGACGGGCGTGCCGGTGGTGGGGTGTCCGCAGTTGTCAGATCAGATGACGAATGCGAAGATGGTGGAGGAGGTGTGGGGGAACGGGGTGAGGGCGGTGGTGAACGGGGAAGGGGTGGTGGAGGGAGAGGAGGTGGAGAGGTGTTTGGAGGTGGTGAtggggggaggggagagaggggaggagaTTAGGAGGAGGAGTTTGGAGTGGAAAGGGCTGGGAAAGGGTAGTGTTGTGGAGGGTGGTTCTTCGCACAAAAATTTGGAACAGTTTTTGGAAAGGTTAGAGTGA